In the Salinisphaera sp. T31B1 genome, one interval contains:
- a CDS encoding transglycosylase SLT domain-containing protein, with protein MKTTAVVALALALSVPRVFAAAAVPASVDPALRRALTDAVKTSASFSNRFEAEVWLLDMSTRLSTLVPDVGRRMALLKTVHAEAARAGLDPQVVLALIQVESRFQRFAVSSAGALGLMQVMPFWIDEIGRPDDNLFDMHTNLRYGCTILAYYLDIEHGNLTRALARYNGSLGQYWYPARVETALRTRWYAR; from the coding sequence GTGAAGACCACCGCGGTGGTCGCGCTCGCCCTGGCGCTGAGCGTGCCTCGCGTGTTTGCGGCCGCCGCGGTGCCGGCGTCGGTCGATCCGGCGCTGCGCCGAGCGCTGACGGATGCCGTCAAGACATCGGCGAGTTTTTCCAACCGCTTCGAGGCCGAAGTCTGGCTGCTCGACATGTCGACGCGGTTGAGCACGCTCGTGCCCGATGTCGGCCGCCGCATGGCGTTGCTCAAGACGGTGCACGCCGAAGCCGCGCGGGCCGGGCTCGACCCGCAGGTCGTGCTCGCGCTGATTCAGGTCGAATCGCGTTTTCAACGCTTTGCGGTATCTTCGGCCGGCGCGCTGGGGCTGATGCAGGTCATGCCGTTCTGGATCGACGAAATCGGCCGTCCGGACGACAATCTGTTCGATATGCATACCAACCTGCGCTACGGCTGCACGATTCTGGCCTACTACCTGGATATCGAGCACGGCAATCTCACCCGGGCACTGGCTCGCTACAACGGCAGTCTGGGCCAGTACTGGTACCCGGCCCGTGTCGAGACCGCGCTACGCACGCGCTGGTATGCCCGTTGA
- a CDS encoding proline--tRNA ligase: MRLSAFALSTTKETPADAEIVSHQLMLRAGMIRKLGAGLYTWSPLGMRVLKRVEAIVRQEMDAAGALEVLMPAVQPAELWRESGRWDQMGDLMLRMTDRADREYCFGPTHEEVITDFVKRDVSSYKQLPLNFYQIQTKFRDEIRPRFGLMRAREFIMKDAYSFHMDAADLDREYHVMRAAYARILDRIGLDYRIVAADSGAIGGAKSEEFHVLAGSGEDELAVSEDGRYAANTEAAITQRPAGDRAAPAGELRKVDTPGVATIAQLCAALDLPPEQTAKAIVVMGDAGDPVLLVLRGDHSLNEIKAENLEGVAKPLTFADEATIRTHFGAGPGSLGPVNLNLEVIADHALANATDMAVGANYDGAHFLNFNWGRDSVEPRFADLRNVVAGDPSPDGSPLALLRGIEVGHVFQLGDKYSTALDLTVLDENGRAVVPQMGCYGFGVSRIVAAAIEQCFDDSGICWPAAIAPFDLMIIPIKADKSAAVREACETLYAQCRAAGIDAAYDDRGLRPGPMFADAELIGVPHRIVVSDRGLEAGMLEYKGRRDAESKQIEHSLEAIRQALGLPATP, encoded by the coding sequence ATGCGTCTATCTGCCTTCGCGCTGTCCACCACGAAAGAGACTCCGGCCGACGCCGAGATCGTGTCTCATCAGCTGATGCTCCGCGCGGGCATGATCCGCAAGCTCGGCGCTGGGCTGTATACCTGGAGCCCGCTGGGCATGCGGGTACTCAAACGCGTCGAGGCGATCGTACGCCAGGAGATGGATGCCGCCGGCGCCCTGGAAGTGCTGATGCCGGCGGTACAGCCGGCCGAACTCTGGCGCGAGTCCGGCCGCTGGGATCAGATGGGCGATCTCATGCTCCGCATGACCGATCGCGCCGACCGCGAATACTGTTTTGGCCCCACCCATGAAGAGGTCATTACCGATTTCGTCAAGCGCGATGTCAGCAGCTACAAGCAGTTGCCACTGAACTTCTATCAGATCCAGACCAAGTTCCGCGACGAGATCCGCCCCCGCTTCGGGCTGATGCGGGCACGCGAGTTCATCATGAAAGATGCGTACTCGTTCCATATGGACGCCGCTGATCTGGATCGCGAGTATCACGTCATGCGCGCGGCCTACGCGCGCATACTCGACCGTATCGGGCTGGATTACCGGATCGTCGCAGCCGACTCCGGTGCCATCGGTGGTGCCAAGTCCGAAGAGTTTCACGTACTGGCCGGCTCCGGCGAAGACGAGCTGGCCGTGTCCGAGGATGGCCGCTACGCCGCCAACACCGAGGCTGCGATCACCCAGCGTCCGGCCGGCGATCGGGCGGCACCGGCCGGCGAGCTGCGCAAGGTGGATACGCCCGGCGTAGCCACCATCGCACAGCTATGCGCTGCACTCGACCTACCGCCAGAACAGACTGCCAAGGCGATCGTCGTGATGGGCGATGCGGGCGATCCGGTGCTACTGGTGCTGCGCGGCGATCACAGCCTCAACGAGATCAAGGCCGAGAATCTCGAGGGCGTGGCCAAGCCATTGACCTTCGCCGACGAAGCGACCATTCGGACCCACTTCGGCGCCGGCCCGGGTTCGCTGGGACCCGTTAATCTCAACCTCGAGGTGATCGCGGATCATGCGTTGGCCAACGCCACTGACATGGCGGTGGGCGCGAACTATGACGGCGCACATTTTCTCAACTTCAACTGGGGTCGGGACAGCGTCGAACCGCGGTTCGCCGATCTGCGCAACGTGGTCGCCGGCGATCCCAGCCCGGACGGCTCGCCGCTGGCTCTGCTGCGCGGCATCGAGGTCGGCCACGTATTCCAGCTCGGCGACAAGTACAGCACCGCGCTCGACCTGACCGTGCTCGACGAGAACGGCAGGGCCGTTGTGCCACAGATGGGCTGCTACGGCTTCGGCGTATCGCGCATCGTCGCCGCGGCCATCGAGCAGTGTTTCGACGATTCCGGCATCTGCTGGCCGGCCGCGATCGCACCCTTCGATCTGATGATCATACCGATCAAGGCCGACAAGTCCGCGGCTGTGCGCGAGGCCTGCGAAACCCTGTATGCGCAGTGCCGCGCGGCCGGTATCGATGCCGCCTATGACGATCGCGGCCTGCGGCCGGGCCCGATGTTCGCCGATGCCGAACTCATCGGCGTGCCGCACCGTATCGTGGTCTCCGATCGCGGACTGGAGGCGGGCATGCTCGAGTACAAGGGCCGCCGCGACGCGGAATCCAAACAGATCGAGCATAGTCTGGAGGCGATCCGCCAGGCGCTGGGCCTGCCCGCCACGCCGTGA
- a CDS encoding L,D-transpeptidase family protein has protein sequence MPTATKSPFKRRFTTQRPALQWLLGAMLGLWVAGAALADVGPGAGRAGTVDLVVVLKSERVIYLYDDGLIVGQYPIALGKNPLGTKQHRGDNRTPEGAYTLDWRNPDSIFHRSIHISYPDAQDRESAWADGQDPGDLIMIHGQPGYDDRPRTGDWTNGCIAVSNAAIDDIWARVADGTPIHIYP, from the coding sequence ATGCCGACTGCGACGAAGAGTCCGTTCAAGCGACGTTTCACGACCCAGCGCCCCGCGCTGCAATGGCTGCTGGGCGCCATGCTCGGCCTGTGGGTTGCCGGCGCGGCGCTGGCGGATGTCGGCCCAGGGGCCGGTCGGGCCGGCACGGTGGATCTGGTCGTGGTGCTCAAGTCCGAACGGGTGATCTATCTATATGACGACGGACTGATCGTTGGCCAGTATCCGATCGCGCTCGGCAAGAATCCGCTCGGCACCAAACAGCATCGCGGCGACAACCGGACGCCCGAGGGCGCCTACACGCTGGATTGGCGCAACCCCGACAGCATCTTCCACCGCTCGATTCATATCTCGTATCCGGATGCGCAGGACCGCGAGTCTGCCTGGGCCGACGGCCAGGACCCCGGCGATCTGATCATGATTCACGGCCAGCCCGGCTATGACGATCGACCGCGCACCGGCGACTGGACCAACGGCTGTATTGCGGTGTCCAACGCGGCGATCGACGATATCTGGGCACGAGTGGCCGACGGTACGCCGATCCATATCTATCCTTGA
- the hda gene encoding DnaA regulatory inactivator Hda — protein sequence MAVQLVLGVQLPQSATLDAFVGQRNAHVKASVAELVAGRTERLFVHGPTATGKTHLLQAACRAIGDSGQRSVYLPLAQVGRQATALLTGLQDMDCVCVDDVAAIAGDREAEIALLSLTDGLRARGARLLAADAEPPREIGLALPDLVSRLAWGGAIATIELDEPDRQELLTRRAAQRGMELPDATARWLLRHHGEHDVPALMTILDTLDHASLSAHRRLTVPFVKQTLAGPR from the coding sequence ATGGCGGTTCAACTGGTACTCGGCGTACAGCTGCCCCAGAGTGCGACGCTCGACGCGTTCGTGGGCCAGCGCAATGCGCACGTCAAGGCGTCGGTCGCGGAGCTGGTGGCCGGGCGTACCGAGCGGCTGTTCGTGCACGGGCCGACAGCCACCGGCAAGACGCATCTGCTGCAGGCCGCCTGCCGTGCGATCGGCGATTCAGGCCAGCGCAGCGTGTATCTGCCCTTGGCCCAGGTGGGACGGCAGGCGACAGCGCTTCTCACGGGTCTTCAGGACATGGACTGTGTCTGTGTCGATGACGTCGCTGCCATCGCTGGCGACCGCGAAGCCGAGATCGCACTGCTGTCGCTGACCGACGGGCTGCGCGCCCGCGGCGCGCGTCTGCTGGCCGCCGACGCCGAGCCGCCACGCGAAATCGGGCTGGCGCTGCCGGATCTGGTCAGTCGTCTGGCCTGGGGTGGGGCGATCGCGACTATCGAACTGGACGAGCCCGACCGGCAGGAGCTGCTTACCCGCCGCGCGGCCCAGCGGGGCATGGAGCTGCCCGATGCCACGGCGCGCTGGCTGCTGCGCCACCACGGCGAGCACGATGTGCCGGCACTGATGACGATCCTGGACACGCTCGATCATGCCTCGCTATCGGCGCATCGGCGCCTGACCGTACCTTTTGTAAAACAGACCCTGGCCGGGCCGCGCTGA
- a CDS encoding DUF2069 domain-containing protein produces the protein MKRSRYALTLALIGNLGLIAAICVISGREFGQLVLAALFCLPLLVSLNGLVRARVYTAAWASMMALFYMAYAMVEYIAGNRSLGVDLCLAASIALFVGTVVFAKWDARERPDPTA, from the coding sequence ATGAAACGCTCCCGCTATGCCCTGACACTGGCGCTGATCGGCAACCTCGGTCTGATCGCGGCGATCTGTGTGATTTCGGGCCGCGAGTTCGGCCAGCTCGTCCTGGCTGCGCTGTTCTGCCTGCCGCTGCTGGTCTCGCTCAACGGCCTGGTCCGGGCACGGGTCTATACCGCGGCCTGGGCTTCGATGATGGCGCTGTTCTACATGGCCTATGCCATGGTCGAGTACATCGCCGGCAATCGGAGTCTGGGCGTGGATTTGTGCCTGGCGGCCAGTATCGCCCTGTTCGTGGGAACCGTCGTATTCGCCAAATGGGATGCCCGCGAACGACCGGATCCAACCGCCTAG
- the wrbA gene encoding NAD(P)H:quinone oxidoreductase, with amino-acid sequence MNDEILVLYYSRNGATASLANEVARGVARAAPMKARVRTVPSVSATTEAGEPDIPDTGAPYVQADDLEECAGLIIGSPTRFGNMAAPLKHFIDSLSGQWLSGTLAGKPGAVFTSTGSLHGGQETTLMSMMLPLLHHGMLIVGLTYTADDLLAETTSGGTPYGASHVSGSLGDNPLTDIEKKLARTLGERVARTAAKLGRPE; translated from the coding sequence ATGAACGACGAAATACTGGTGCTTTACTACAGCCGCAACGGCGCGACCGCGAGCCTCGCCAACGAGGTGGCGCGCGGCGTTGCCCGTGCCGCGCCGATGAAGGCGCGCGTGCGCACCGTGCCGTCAGTCTCGGCGACCACCGAGGCCGGCGAACCCGATATCCCCGACACGGGCGCACCCTACGTACAAGCCGACGATCTGGAAGAATGTGCCGGGCTGATCATCGGCTCGCCCACCCGATTCGGCAACATGGCGGCGCCGTTAAAACACTTCATCGACAGCCTGTCCGGCCAGTGGCTGTCCGGCACGCTGGCCGGCAAGCCCGGCGCGGTGTTCACCTCCACGGGCAGCCTTCACGGCGGCCAGGAAACCACCCTCATGAGCATGATGCTGCCCTTGCTCCATCACGGCATGCTGATCGTGGGCCTGACCTATACCGCGGACGACCTGCTGGCCGAGACCACCTCGGGCGGCACGCCCTACGGTGCCAGCCATGTATCCGGCTCGCTCGGAGACAATCCGCTGACCGACATCGAGAAGAAGCTCGCGCGCACCCTGGGCGAACGCGTCGCCCGTACGGCCGCCAAGCTGGGCAGGCCCGAATGA
- a CDS encoding ArsC/Spx/MgsR family protein has translation MRLYHNEQCSKSRAALALLRQAGYEPTVIDYIDQPPDTATLDRLLNLLDGEPDTLVRRNDPGFTDWADIDEPPLERNRVIEILTVEPALMQRPILETDEGAIIARPPERVFELVAEQSDDA, from the coding sequence ATGCGGCTCTATCACAACGAACAATGCTCGAAATCGCGCGCGGCCCTGGCGCTGCTGCGCCAAGCCGGATACGAACCGACCGTCATCGACTATATCGACCAGCCACCGGACACGGCGACGCTGGACCGGCTGCTCAACCTGCTCGACGGCGAACCCGACACGCTGGTGCGCCGCAACGATCCCGGCTTTACCGACTGGGCCGATATCGATGAGCCGCCGCTGGAGCGCAACCGCGTGATCGAGATTCTCACCGTCGAGCCGGCGCTCATGCAGCGGCCCATCCTGGAAACCGACGAGGGCGCGATCATCGCCCGGCCGCCCGAGCGCGTATTCGAACTGGTCGCGGAACAGAGCGACGATGCCTGA
- a CDS encoding isocitrate dehydrogenase, translating into MSKTPVTIIKGDGIGPDIVNAALRILDELDPGLEYEEVLVGQAALDAGESDVMPDSAMASIERTGLVLKGPVTTPSGKGYRSVNVAMRKQFDLYANVRPTLSMPGTKSRYHDLDIITVRENKGGMYSGEGQTVSEDGTRAEALSVITREQSERIIRFAFELARSRGRKKVTLAHKANIMKSTSGLFLEVGREISAQYDDIEHDEVIVDACAMKLVMYPETFDVIVTTNLFGDIISDLCAGLIGGLGLAPGANIGENCAMFEAVHGSAPDIAGKNIANPISVVLAAALLLEHIGQPDNANRIRTAVRAAVADHDRTTPDLGGDGTTDGFTDAIIERL; encoded by the coding sequence ATGAGCAAAACGCCGGTCACCATCATCAAGGGCGACGGAATCGGACCCGACATCGTCAACGCCGCCTTGCGGATACTCGACGAACTCGATCCGGGGCTGGAATACGAAGAGGTCCTCGTCGGCCAGGCGGCACTGGATGCCGGCGAGTCGGATGTGATGCCCGACTCGGCCATGGCGTCCATCGAGCGTACCGGACTGGTCCTCAAGGGCCCGGTCACCACGCCCTCGGGCAAGGGGTACCGTTCGGTCAACGTGGCGATGCGCAAGCAGTTCGATCTGTATGCGAACGTCCGGCCGACGCTGTCCATGCCGGGCACCAAGTCGCGCTATCACGACCTGGATATCATCACGGTGCGCGAAAACAAGGGCGGGATGTATTCCGGCGAGGGCCAGACCGTCTCCGAGGACGGTACCCGGGCCGAGGCCTTGTCGGTGATCACGCGCGAGCAGTCCGAGCGCATCATCCGGTTCGCATTCGAACTCGCGCGTTCGCGCGGGCGCAAGAAGGTCACGCTCGCGCACAAGGCCAATATCATGAAGTCGACCTCCGGGCTGTTCCTCGAGGTCGGCCGCGAAATCTCGGCGCAGTACGACGATATCGAGCATGACGAAGTCATTGTCGACGCCTGTGCGATGAAGCTGGTGATGTATCCGGAGACGTTCGACGTCATCGTCACCACCAATCTGTTCGGCGACATCATCTCGGACCTGTGTGCCGGCCTGATCGGGGGCCTGGGGCTGGCGCCCGGGGCGAATATCGGCGAAAACTGTGCGATGTTCGAAGCCGTGCACGGCAGCGCGCCGGATATCGCCGGCAAGAACATCGCCAACCCCATTTCGGTGGTGCTGGCCGCGGCACTGTTGCTCGAACACATCGGACAGCCGGACAACGCCAACCGGATTCGTACCGCGGTTCGTGCCGCCGTTGCCGATCACGACCGAACCACACCGGATCTGGGGGGCGACGGCACCACCGATGGTTTCACTGACGCCATCATCGAGCGTCTCTGA
- a CDS encoding cation transporter yields MTRRPEPRRPGRLPPQKRRVLTQARRQEWLVLGLRISVVIALYAALGSTQSLTAIWLKSLWALLPPIAFLTACRVERREPTPRFPYGFYRAGSIAFLTSALALSCMGLYLLYSALHGWLAGRHPSLTTIAADNVWHWPGWPILAAIAYSAAVPWFAGRARQRRAIALHDKGLFADATMGRVSWRAAAAAGLGVIGIGLGVWWADIAATVVISIDVLWHGLRHLRTATCDLIDEVPRRIGSNALDPAGRRIHDYLDSLDWVADARIRLREEGRLLTGVALICPHDTICDEPGLIERIDAARAEIEAGDWRLLDFELVPVGRRRWEAELRDR; encoded by the coding sequence ATGACCCGGCGCCCTGAACCGCGCCGGCCCGGCCGTCTGCCACCGCAAAAGCGCCGCGTGCTGACGCAGGCCCGGCGCCAGGAGTGGCTGGTGCTCGGCCTGCGAATCAGCGTGGTGATTGCACTCTATGCAGCGCTGGGCAGCACCCAGTCGCTGACCGCGATCTGGCTCAAGAGCCTGTGGGCACTGCTGCCGCCGATCGCTTTCCTGACGGCCTGCCGAGTCGAGCGGCGCGAACCGACGCCGCGTTTCCCCTACGGTTTCTATCGCGCCGGCAGTATCGCCTTTCTCACCTCTGCCCTGGCACTCAGCTGCATGGGGCTGTATCTGCTGTACTCGGCCCTCCACGGCTGGCTCGCCGGACGCCACCCGTCTCTGACGACGATCGCCGCTGACAACGTCTGGCACTGGCCAGGCTGGCCGATTCTGGCGGCTATCGCCTACAGCGCTGCGGTGCCCTGGTTCGCCGGCCGTGCCCGCCAACGCCGGGCTATCGCGCTGCACGACAAGGGTCTGTTCGCCGATGCCACCATGGGCCGGGTCAGCTGGCGAGCCGCTGCCGCAGCGGGACTGGGCGTGATCGGCATCGGGCTGGGCGTCTGGTGGGCGGATATCGCGGCGACCGTAGTCATCTCGATCGACGTGCTCTGGCACGGGCTGCGCCATCTGCGCACCGCGACCTGCGATCTGATCGACGAAGTACCGCGGCGTATCGGCAGCAACGCGCTCGACCCGGCCGGGCGCCGGATCCACGACTATCTGGACAGCCTGGACTGGGTCGCCGATGCGCGAATCCGCCTGCGCGAGGAAGGTCGTCTGCTGACCGGCGTGGCGCTGATCTGTCCGCACGACACGATCTGCGACGAGCCCGGCCTGATCGAACGTATCGACGCGGCGCGCGCCGAGATCGAAGCCGGCGACTGGCGGCTGCTGGATTTCGAGCTGGTGCCGGTCGGCCGGCGCCGGTGGGAGGCCGAACTGCGTGACCGATGA
- a CDS encoding AI-2E family transporter: MRRRNLLILALVAVLGLIWLLGSILTPFLIGAGLAYVCDPLVDRLERMRLSRTGGVIVVFAGVVLICALMTLLLLPLLQQQIDTLIQNLPRYADWIQRTVNPWLGSLSPSGRPFDVDSIKTLIADNWGTAGGFASTVAKKAFSSGTALMAMVMNLLLIPVIMFYLLRDWDHMVAWIRAQLPRRYVGTATELARETDQVLGQFIRGQLLVMTVLGSIYIVGLWLAGLDLALVIGLGAGLISFVPYVGVITGLSLSTIAMLVQTGEPFQLIWVFLVFGIGQVMEQVVLQPLLLGDAIGLHPVWVIFAVLAGGQLFGFVGVLIALPVAAAIAVLVRYGGRQWRASRLYLDH, from the coding sequence GTGCGCCGACGCAATCTGTTGATTCTGGCGCTTGTCGCAGTCCTGGGACTAATCTGGCTGCTCGGTTCGATTCTCACGCCGTTTCTCATCGGCGCCGGGTTGGCCTATGTGTGCGATCCGCTCGTCGACCGCCTTGAGCGCATGCGGTTGTCGCGAACCGGCGGCGTGATCGTGGTGTTCGCGGGCGTGGTGCTGATCTGTGCGTTGATGACACTGCTGCTGCTGCCGTTGCTTCAGCAGCAGATCGATACGCTGATCCAGAACCTGCCGCGCTATGCCGACTGGATCCAGCGCACGGTCAACCCGTGGCTGGGCAGTCTGTCGCCGTCCGGCCGACCGTTCGACGTCGATTCGATCAAGACGCTGATCGCCGACAACTGGGGAACCGCCGGCGGTTTCGCCTCGACGGTGGCGAAGAAGGCGTTCTCGTCGGGCACCGCACTCATGGCTATGGTCATGAATCTGTTGCTGATTCCGGTGATCATGTTCTACCTGCTGCGCGATTGGGACCATATGGTCGCCTGGATTCGTGCACAGCTGCCGCGCCGATATGTCGGTACGGCCACGGAGCTGGCACGCGAGACCGATCAGGTGCTCGGCCAGTTCATCCGGGGCCAGCTGCTGGTCATGACCGTACTGGGCTCGATCTATATCGTCGGGCTCTGGCTGGCCGGTCTCGATCTTGCGCTGGTCATCGGCCTGGGTGCGGGCCTGATCAGTTTCGTGCCTTATGTCGGCGTGATTACCGGGCTGTCGCTGTCGACCATCGCCATGCTGGTCCAGACCGGCGAGCCGTTCCAGCTGATCTGGGTGTTTCTGGTCTTCGGTATCGGTCAGGTCATGGAGCAGGTGGTACTGCAACCGCTGTTGCTGGGTGATGCGATCGGTCTGCATCCCGTATGGGTGATCTTCGCGGTACTGGCCGGCGGCCAGCTGTTCGGTTTCGTCGGCGTGCTCATCGCACTTCCGGTGGCCGCAGCCATCGCTGTGTTGGTTCGCTACGGCGGTCGGCAGTGGCGGGCGAGCCGGTTGTACCTGGATCACTAG
- a CDS encoding M67 family metallopeptidase, translating to MKAIKMSRGLATRLLFEAQKQPETEVCGFVGTRDGEPVELYPVANVAADPAREFDMDPAQQIDALRRMREAGQTMGAIYHSHPSAPPEPSVADLDGLGYPDALYLIISLNIKGVLEMRAWQRQDRSMIERQLKIMD from the coding sequence GTGAAAGCCATCAAGATGAGCCGGGGCCTGGCAACCCGGCTGCTGTTCGAAGCCCAGAAGCAGCCGGAGACCGAGGTCTGCGGCTTTGTCGGTACCCGCGATGGCGAGCCCGTCGAGCTGTACCCGGTGGCCAACGTTGCCGCCGATCCCGCCCGCGAATTCGATATGGACCCAGCCCAACAGATCGATGCGCTGCGGCGCATGCGCGAAGCCGGTCAGACGATGGGGGCGATCTATCATTCACACCCGAGCGCGCCCCCGGAACCGTCGGTCGCCGATCTCGACGGCCTGGGCTATCCGGATGCGCTGTATCTGATCATCTCGCTGAACATCAAAGGCGTGCTGGAGATGCGCGCGTGGCAGCGTCAAGACCGATCCATGATCGAGCGACAACTCAAGATCATGGACTGA
- the purN gene encoding phosphoribosylglycinamide formyltransferase, with product MTGSSAPTQSPARLVVVLSGRGRNLAALIEAIDTGRLDARIVLVVSNRLDARGLRIARLAGLPCAAIDSSAFSVREDFDRALAARIEGAAPDWVLLAGYMRILSSAFVQRFADRLINIHPSLLPRHPGLHTHARALEAGDARHGATVHFVIPELDAGPPIRQASIAVRPDDTASELAERLMVRVEQRLYAKAVGDLVSGRVQLREGVVWRDGRIQEHCPNEDHDPIASS from the coding sequence TTGACGGGCTCATCTGCGCCGACGCAATCGCCGGCTCGTCTTGTCGTCGTCCTGTCCGGCCGCGGCCGCAACCTTGCCGCGCTGATCGAGGCCATCGACACCGGTCGCCTGGATGCGCGCATCGTGCTGGTGGTGAGCAACCGCCTGGATGCGCGCGGCCTGCGCATCGCCCGGCTGGCCGGCCTGCCGTGTGCGGCCATCGACAGCAGCGCGTTTTCAGTGCGTGAAGACTTCGACCGCGCATTGGCAGCGCGCATCGAGGGCGCCGCCCCCGACTGGGTACTGCTGGCCGGCTATATGCGCATTCTCAGTTCAGCCTTCGTACAGCGCTTCGCCGACAGACTGATCAATATTCATCCATCACTATTGCCGCGCCACCCCGGCCTGCACACCCATGCCCGAGCCCTGGAGGCCGGTGACGCCAGACACGGGGCGACCGTGCATTTCGTCATCCCGGAACTCGATGCCGGCCCGCCGATCCGCCAGGCCAGCATCGCCGTACGACCGGACGACACCGCAAGCGAGCTGGCCGAACGATTGATGGTCCGCGTCGAACAACGGCTCTATGCCAAAGCCGTCGGCGATCTCGTAAGCGGGCGGGTGCAGCTACGCGAGGGCGTCGTCTGGCGCGACGGCCGCATTCAGGAGCATTGCCCGAATGAAGACCACGATCCGATCGCCTCGTCATGA
- the purM gene encoding phosphoribosylformylglycinamidine cyclo-ligase: MSQRPSLTYAEAGVDIDAGNRLVDEIREPVEATRRPEVIGGLGGFGGLFELPVERYRRPVLVSGTDGVGTKLRLAIDAQRFDGIGIDLVAMCVNDVLVTGAEPLFFLDYYATAHLDASVAAPVIKSIAEGCRQAGAALIGGETAEMPGMYAAGDFDLAGFCVGVVEYDQRIDGSDMAEGDVVLGLASSGPHSNGYSLIRRIMALDDTPLDKPLGETTLGDALLAPTRIYVAAIRQLLERVEVHGMAHVTGGGLAENFARVMPEHLAATLARDAWPRPPVFDWLAEQGNVSEGEMARTFNCGIGFCVVVPADRVAEATEVLGAAGEQVFELGRVHARAGESEAVHLV, from the coding sequence GTGAGCCAACGCCCTTCCCTGACCTATGCCGAGGCCGGCGTCGATATCGATGCCGGCAACCGCCTCGTCGATGAAATCCGCGAGCCGGTCGAAGCCACCCGCCGACCCGAAGTGATCGGCGGCCTGGGCGGATTCGGCGGCCTGTTCGAATTGCCGGTGGAGCGCTACCGCCGGCCGGTACTGGTCTCGGGCACCGATGGCGTGGGCACCAAACTGCGCCTGGCCATCGATGCACAGCGTTTCGACGGCATCGGCATCGATCTGGTGGCCATGTGCGTCAACGATGTGCTCGTCACCGGCGCCGAGCCGCTGTTCTTCCTCGATTACTACGCGACGGCGCATCTCGACGCCAGCGTGGCGGCGCCGGTGATCAAGAGCATCGCCGAAGGCTGTCGCCAAGCGGGTGCAGCCCTCATCGGCGGCGAGACCGCCGAGATGCCCGGCATGTATGCCGCCGGCGATTTCGATCTGGCCGGCTTCTGCGTGGGCGTGGTCGAGTACGACCAGCGGATCGATGGCAGCGACATGGCCGAGGGCGATGTGGTACTCGGCCTGGCCTCGTCGGGGCCGCACTCCAACGGCTATTCGCTTATCCGCCGGATCATGGCACTTGACGATACGCCCCTGGATAAGCCGCTGGGCGAGACGACGCTAGGCGATGCCCTGCTCGCGCCCACGCGGATCTATGTCGCTGCCATCCGGCAACTGCTGGAACGGGTCGAGGTGCACGGCATGGCGCACGTCACCGGCGGCGGCCTGGCCGAGAATTTTGCGCGGGTGATGCCCGAACATCTGGCCGCCACGCTGGCGCGGGATGCCTGGCCGCGGCCCCCTGTATTCGACTGGCTGGCCGAACAGGGCAACGTGTCCGAAGGTGAAATGGCACGCACCTTCAACTGCGGCATCGGCTTCTGCGTGGTGGTACCCGCCGATCGCGTGGCCGAGGCAACCGAGGTATTGGGCGCGGCCGGCGAACAGGTCTTCGAACTCGGTCGTGTCCATGCGCGCGCCGGCGAAAGCGAAGCCGTTCACCTGGTTTGA